The Sorex araneus isolate mSorAra2 chromosome 5, mSorAra2.pri, whole genome shotgun sequence genome has a segment encoding these proteins:
- the BPIFA1 gene encoding BPI fold-containing family A member 1 has product MFPIGGFIVVCGLLAQATALPGIVPLPLDQNLPLVVTPALPPSPTDLAAGLTNALTSGLLSNNLLGIIENLPLFDILKSGGGKSGGLVGGLLGKVTSVLPILNDIIDLKITNPHLLELGLVQSPDAHRLFVNIPLDMILNVKTPLVGSLLKLKANLNITAEVKAVKDKQQNIHLVVGDCTHAPGSLEISLLEGLGPLPTQGLLDGVTGIVSKVLPDLIQGKVCPLLNEVLKGLDFTLAHSIIDLLIHGVEFVIKI; this is encoded by the exons ATGTTCCCAATTGGGGGTTTCATTGTTGTCTGTGGGCTGCTAGCCCAAGCCACTGCCCTCCCAGGGATCGTGCCATTGCCCCTGGACCAAAACCTGCCTTTGGTTGtgactccagccctgccccccagtcCCACAGACCTTGCTGCAGGTTTGACAAATG CTCTTACCAGTGGCCTGCTTTCTAATAATCTGCTGGGAATTATTGAGAACCTTCCCTTGTTCGACATCCTGAAGTCCGGGGGAGGCAAGTCTGGTGGCCTGGTTGGGGGACTGCTTGGGAAAGTGACCTCAGTGCTTCCTATCTTGAATGACATCATTGA CTTGAAGATCACGAATCCCCATCTGCTGGAACTCGGCCTGGTGCAGAGCCCGGATGCCCACCGTCTCTTTGTCAACATTCCTCTGGACATGATCCTCAATGTGAAAAC GCCTCTGGTTGGAAGTCTGTTGAAGCTAAAAGCTAATCTAAACATCACTGCAGAGGTCAAAGCTGTGAAGGACAAGCAACAGAATATCCATCTTGTGGTTGGTGATTGCACTCACGCCCCTGGCAGCCTGGAAATCTCTCTGCTGGAGGG ACTTGGTCCTCTCCCCACACAAGGCCTTCTCGACGGCGTCACTGGGATAGTGAGCAAAGTCCTTCCTGATCTGATTCAGGGCAAA GTGTGCCCTCTGCTCAATGAGGTTCTCAAAGGCTTGGACTTCACCCTGGCACATTCCATCATTG acttGCTGATCCACGGGGTGGAATTTGTCATCAAGATCTGA
- the LOC129405128 gene encoding BPI fold-containing family B member 1-like, with the protein MSHTRTLTLLCVLLLPTLLSAHLSPEVIQERLPQKLKDHDAESVLRELPLLSALCEEPARDPLTLHRLLCSTLRKRLQMNISSAHILQLQTLPSADSQELTVKVPLDIEVELKMLLVKDMIKLQVSMEAQASIREEVTDSGEKRLVLGACSSSEENLHLNPKDNVLFLVRPAVNKVMSLLTPVLPKLVKRQLCPVIEAAVQDLRGDIQQSETFFPPIDKPESPVEPKKLEVAS; encoded by the exons ATGAGCCACACCAGGACCCTCACCCTCCTCTGTGTTCTGCTGTTGCCCACCCTGCTCAGTGCCCACCTCAGCCCGGAAGTCATCCAAGAGC GGCTCCCCCAGAAGCTGAAGGACCATGATGCCGAAAGCGTCCTCCGGGAGCTGCCCCTGCTCAGCGCCCTGTGTGAGGAGCCAGCCAGGGACCCACTCACCCTCCACCGGCTGCTGTGCTCCACACTGAGGAAGAGGCTGCA GATGAACATCTCCTCAGCCCACATCCTCCAGCTCCAGACACTGCCCTCAGCTGACAGCCAGGAGCTGACGGTCAAGGTGCCCCTGGACATCGAGGTTGAATTGAAAAT gctTCTGGTCAAGGACATGATCAAGCTCCAGGTATCCATGGAGGCCCAAGCCAGCATCAGAGAAGAGGTGACTGACAGTGGCGAGAAACGCCTTGTCCTGGGCGCCTGCTCTAGCAGTGAAGAGAACCTGCACCTTAACCCCAAGGACAA TGTCTTGTTTCTAGTTCGCCCTGCAGTCAACAAGGTGATGAGTCTCCTGACACCGGTTCTGCCCAAGCTGGTGAAAAGACAG CTCTGTCCCGTGATTGAAGCTGCTGTTCAGGATCTACGAGGGGATATTCAGCAATCTGAGACAT TCTTTCCACCAATTGATAAGCCAGAAAGCCCTGTGGAACCCAAGAAACTGGAGGTGGCTTCATGA